The following proteins come from a genomic window of Nicotiana tomentosiformis chromosome 12, ASM39032v3, whole genome shotgun sequence:
- the LOC138902713 gene encoding uncharacterized protein translates to MSSGIQLLIRYLLLLCQIIEGDPDKEEEDRRDLTCQAHRALKLEKEIGEIRSVPISLQLVDQTTLIPEGIVEDILVRVDKFVFPVNFIVVNMEENKEVPLILGRSFLATGREILDMHERKLMLRVGEETVTFEMNVETGVKKEKPTASVKWKVKGSKEKAAASEKDKCGVHPKKAEKKLFAWMCALVQRRGMDPDFDSDPD, encoded by the exons atgtcgagtggcattcagttgcttattagatatttgttact TTTATGCCAAATTATTGAAggagatcctgacaaagaagaggaagatagaagagacctcactTGTCAAGCTCATAGAGCATT gaaactggagaaggagattggagagataaggtcagtgccaatatctttgcagctggtagACCAAACGACTttgatacccgaggggatagtggaagatatcttagttcgggtagataagttcgtatttcctgtaaattttatagtagtgaatatggaggagaacaaggaggtccccctcatcttaggaagatcattcttagcaacgggtagagaaATATTAGATATGCACGAgagaaagctcatgcttagagtgggtgaggagactgtaactttcgagatgaatgtagaaacgggggtgaaaaaggagaagccaaCTGCAAGTGTTAAGTGGAAAGTGAAGGGTTCAAAAGAGAAGGCTGCGgcgagtgagaaagataagtgtggggtgcacCCCAAGAAGGCGGAGAAGAAGCTATTtgcatggatgtgcgcattagttcaaaggcgaggaatggatcccgacttcgactcagatcccgactag
- the LOC138902714 gene encoding uncharacterized protein yields the protein MENDCFSFVRKSHQCQIHSDLIHSPPLELHPMSAPWLFVAWGMDVNGRIELNASNGHRFILDAIDYFTKWVEAVTFKAVTKKAVPLDKVCGQFKIMHRNSTSYCPKANGDDEAANKNIKKILRKMVQGSKQ from the exons atggaaaatgATTGTTTTAGTTTTGTGCGGAAATCCCACCAGTGTCAAATACACAGTGACTTGATTCATTCACCGCCTTTGGAGTTGCACCCTATGTCAGCGCCTTGGCTGTTCGTTGCCTGGGGCATGGATGTTAATGGTCGAATCGAGCTGAATGCTTCAAATGGGCACCGATTCATCTTGGatgccattgattatttcacaaagtgggttgaagcagtcaCTTTCAAAGCCGTCACTAAGAAAGCAGTG CCACTTGATAAGGTATGCGgacaatttaaaattatgcatcgtaATTCTACCTCTTATTGTCCTAAAGCTAATGGCGACGATGAAGCTGCAAACAAGAACATTAAGAAGATCCTCAGGAAAATGGTTCAGGGTTCCAAACAAtag